In Chitinophaga nivalis, a single genomic region encodes these proteins:
- a CDS encoding PAS domain-containing sensor histidine kinase: protein MNLPYKVPEPSHWLHCDDETFVLPDGTGEKFYRDLLMESPVAMAIYTGPEMCVRLVNEAMLDIWDKNNGVIGKPLLEAVPELSGQVFSTLLDGVFTTGIPYIGTEDPVRIRRKGQPDIRYYKLIYKPLYNESKLLYGVMSTAVNVTDLVLAREELRETEKLYRNAVDVAELGTWSKNLRTGFVTYSPLISEWYGLPAEACSMAVFHGCIHEADQQRVAALRQQAIDTSGLYDCTFRVVNKTLQKEHILHAKGMVITGKDGQPESIMGMARDITLDRMTSMQLEELVQTRTQALAAANKSLRQINDNLQQFAYIASHDLQEPLRKIITFSGILQKTQAHQDTSGQLYLGKISGAAQRMSHLISDLLDYSRVENSKAVFMPTRLQDILQNIYIDFEVLIHQQHAVIETAPLPEIAALPLQMNQLFYNLIGNALKFTRKGIPPEIKLTAAMLTPEEVQEYSLPYSTQPYTHIVIQDNGVGFDPQFAEEIFLIFHRLHNYQEYEGTGIGLALCRKIVENHGGRIYATSNKEEGAAFHILLPLSRP from the coding sequence ATGAACCTCCCATATAAAGTTCCCGAACCGTCACACTGGTTGCACTGCGATGATGAAACTTTTGTCTTACCGGATGGTACCGGAGAAAAATTCTATAGAGACTTGCTCATGGAGTCTCCCGTGGCGATGGCAATATACACTGGTCCTGAAATGTGTGTCCGGCTGGTCAATGAGGCGATGCTGGATATCTGGGATAAAAATAACGGTGTGATCGGTAAACCCTTGCTGGAAGCGGTACCGGAACTGAGCGGTCAGGTGTTCAGCACCTTGCTCGATGGTGTATTTACTACGGGGATACCTTACATAGGAACAGAAGACCCCGTGCGTATCCGGCGGAAAGGTCAGCCGGATATCCGCTATTATAAACTTATTTATAAACCGTTATATAACGAAAGCAAATTACTGTATGGGGTGATGAGTACAGCTGTCAATGTTACCGACCTGGTACTGGCCCGGGAGGAACTGCGGGAAACAGAAAAGCTGTACCGCAATGCGGTAGATGTGGCAGAACTAGGTACCTGGAGCAAGAACCTCCGGACCGGATTCGTTACATATTCTCCCCTGATCAGTGAATGGTATGGACTACCAGCAGAAGCCTGCAGTATGGCCGTATTCCATGGTTGCATACACGAAGCCGATCAGCAACGGGTGGCCGCCCTGCGGCAGCAGGCCATTGATACCAGCGGGTTGTATGACTGTACTTTTCGGGTGGTGAATAAAACACTGCAGAAAGAACATATCCTGCATGCAAAGGGCATGGTGATTACAGGAAAAGACGGACAGCCGGAATCTATTATGGGGATGGCACGGGATATCACACTGGACCGGATGACATCCATGCAGCTGGAAGAGCTGGTACAAACCCGTACCCAGGCATTGGCTGCTGCCAACAAAAGCCTGCGTCAGATCAATGACAACCTGCAGCAGTTTGCTTATATCGCCAGTCATGATTTGCAGGAGCCATTGCGGAAAATTATCACCTTCTCCGGTATTTTGCAGAAAACACAGGCACATCAGGATACATCCGGCCAGTTATATCTCGGCAAAATATCTGGTGCCGCGCAGCGCATGTCTCATCTCATCAGCGATCTGCTGGATTACTCGCGGGTGGAAAACAGTAAAGCGGTATTTATGCCCACCAGACTGCAAGACATTCTGCAGAATATTTATATTGATTTTGAAGTATTGATTCATCAGCAGCATGCCGTAATAGAGACGGCGCCATTACCGGAAATTGCCGCCTTACCGCTGCAGATGAATCAGTTGTTTTATAACCTCATCGGCAATGCATTGAAATTTACCCGGAAAGGCATTCCGCCTGAAATAAAATTAACGGCGGCGATGCTCACACCAGAAGAAGTACAAGAGTATTCCCTGCCTTATAGTACCCAACCTTATACACACATCGTTATACAGGATAATGGAGTAGGATTTGATCCGCAGTTCGCAGAAGAGATTTTTCTTATTTTTCACCGCTTGCACAATTATCAGGAGTATGAAGGTACCGGCATCGGATTGGCATTATGCCGGAAGATTGTAGAAAACCACGGTGGCCGCATCTATGCGACCAGTAATAAGGAAGAAGGCGCGGCTTTTCATATTCTGTTGCCGCTGTCAAGACCCTGA
- a CDS encoding TonB-dependent receptor plug domain-containing protein encodes MASGIYLLIAGNAVAQTTTKDTLREVRVDAKRIPAYINPVTPVQTLTGKKLERLNSLSVGDAIRYFSGVQLKDYGGVGGLKTINVRSMGSHHTTVFYDGMMIGNVQNGQVDLSKFSLDNIAEISLYNGQKNNIFQPARAFSAGNVLFLQSKIPVFNEGETIHGKVSVKTGSSGLINPAILWQQKINKRITATVSTEWINANGRYKFHLIGPDYDSLLVRQNGNVNAFRAEAALNGVLRDSSTWNLKYYYYSSARGLPGATVAGHYTYGQHLKDQDMFAQGTWSKKISRKYSIMANVKYSNFYNVYTDPEYLNEAGFLQNRYLQQEVYASLANKYTFTPWWEASLSGDVIVNTLNANIQRFPYPSRYTGLVSLASRWHFKRFEMQGNLLATLVNESVKAYEGAGNKREYTPAISVAWQPLAHQNLWLRAFYKNIFRMPTFNDLYYTYIGNNNLRPEYVKHYDAGFTYTKAFRGSWQYLSIQADAYYIKATDKIVAVPAANLFGWSMMNLGQVIIKGTDVNINSAWMPIRDVMLNLALTYTYQDARDRTTGKNAFNYGAQIPYTPWHSGTFLAGIDWKALTLNYSFIYTGERYNQIGNNEDNYVQPWYTSDISASWSLQQGAYQYKLTGELNNLLNQQYDVIANFPMPGRNYRVTLSVHF; translated from the coding sequence GTGGCTTCAGGTATATATTTGCTTATTGCCGGGAACGCCGTTGCGCAGACAACAACCAAAGACACGTTACGGGAAGTACGTGTAGACGCCAAACGAATACCGGCATACATTAACCCGGTTACGCCGGTACAAACGCTTACCGGCAAAAAACTGGAACGGCTCAACAGCCTTTCCGTAGGCGATGCTATCCGTTATTTTTCCGGCGTGCAGCTAAAAGACTATGGTGGCGTTGGCGGGCTAAAAACCATCAACGTGCGCAGTATGGGCAGTCACCATACTACCGTATTCTATGATGGCATGATGATCGGCAATGTACAGAACGGACAGGTAGACCTCAGCAAATTTTCACTCGATAATATAGCGGAAATATCTTTATACAACGGACAAAAAAACAACATCTTCCAGCCGGCCCGCGCCTTCTCCGCCGGTAACGTACTCTTTCTGCAATCCAAAATACCTGTGTTTAACGAAGGAGAAACCATACACGGTAAGGTAAGCGTTAAAACCGGTTCTTCCGGCCTGATCAATCCCGCCATTCTGTGGCAGCAAAAGATCAATAAACGTATAACCGCCACCGTTAGTACGGAATGGATCAACGCCAATGGACGCTATAAATTTCATCTCATCGGTCCGGACTACGACTCGCTCCTGGTACGCCAGAACGGCAACGTCAACGCCTTCCGTGCAGAAGCCGCCCTCAATGGGGTATTACGCGATAGCAGCACCTGGAACCTGAAATACTATTACTATAGCTCCGCCCGCGGCTTGCCCGGCGCTACAGTAGCCGGCCACTATACCTATGGGCAGCACCTGAAAGACCAGGACATGTTCGCACAGGGTACCTGGAGTAAAAAAATAAGCCGCAAATACAGCATTATGGCGAATGTGAAGTATAGCAACTTCTACAATGTATATACTGATCCGGAGTACCTGAACGAAGCAGGGTTTCTCCAGAACCGTTATCTGCAGCAGGAAGTATACGCCTCCCTCGCCAACAAATATACCTTTACACCGTGGTGGGAAGCCTCCCTCTCCGGTGATGTCATCGTCAATACCCTGAACGCCAACATCCAACGGTTTCCTTATCCCTCCCGCTATACCGGGCTCGTATCGCTCGCCAGCAGATGGCACTTCAAACGTTTTGAAATGCAGGGAAACCTCCTGGCTACTCTCGTGAATGAATCGGTGAAAGCCTACGAAGGCGCCGGCAATAAAAGAGAATATACGCCTGCCATTTCGGTTGCCTGGCAGCCATTGGCGCACCAGAATCTTTGGCTGCGGGCGTTCTATAAGAATATATTCCGGATGCCTACCTTTAACGACCTGTATTATACCTACATCGGCAACAACAACCTGCGCCCGGAATATGTAAAACACTATGACGCCGGGTTCACCTATACCAAAGCATTCCGTGGCAGCTGGCAATACCTGTCCATACAGGCAGATGCCTACTATATAAAAGCAACGGATAAAATTGTGGCGGTACCTGCTGCCAACCTCTTCGGATGGTCGATGATGAACCTCGGACAGGTCATCATCAAAGGTACCGATGTGAACATCAACAGTGCCTGGATGCCCATACGTGACGTGATGCTGAACCTGGCACTCACGTATACCTACCAGGATGCACGGGACAGAACCACCGGTAAAAATGCCTTTAACTATGGTGCACAGATTCCCTACACACCCTGGCATAGCGGAACTTTCCTCGCCGGCATCGACTGGAAAGCACTCACCCTCAACTACAGTTTTATCTATACCGGCGAACGGTATAATCAGATAGGCAATAATGAAGATAATTACGTACAGCCCTGGTATACCAGCGATATATCTGCTTCCTGGTCACTGCAGCAAGGTGCGTATCAATATAAACTGACAGGAGAATTAAATAACCTGCTGAACCAGCAATACGATGTAATTGCCAACTTCCCCATGCCGGGACGCAATTACAGGGTAACGCTCAGTGTTCATTTTTAA
- a CDS encoding DUF5074 domain-containing protein, whose amino-acid sequence MQRLLVCCLLIILSAGCRKDMPRPTIAYKDIPGFSRNTDGKTTVKGFYLLNEGNMNMNKSSLDYVDLINGRYIRKMYEAKNTTIVKGLGDVGNDLRIYGSKLYAVINNSNKVEVMDAATTRVLKQIPIRQSRYVVFYKDNAYVTSNEGYVAIIDTATLNETGRIPTGRNPEQMAIIGNRLYVANSGGYSPPNYERTVSVINLDTRQELKRIDVAINLHRLAVDEEGDLYVTSRGDYYTIPSRLYVVDTKTDKVKKEFPIGASNLVIHNGLAYIYCVEWSHITHKNTITYSLIDVKTEQLLDRKFITDGTDKEITIPYGIAVDPDTEDVFVTDALNYVTPGFLYCFDKNGKKKWRMGTGDIPAHFAFVKQ is encoded by the coding sequence ATGCAAAGATTACTGGTCTGCTGCTTACTCATCATACTATCTGCCGGCTGCAGAAAGGATATGCCAAGGCCAACCATCGCCTACAAAGATATTCCGGGCTTCTCCCGGAATACCGATGGAAAAACCACGGTGAAAGGATTTTATCTGCTCAATGAAGGCAACATGAACATGAATAAATCCTCACTGGACTATGTGGATCTCATCAATGGCCGGTATATCCGCAAAATGTACGAAGCTAAAAATACCACTATCGTAAAGGGTTTGGGAGATGTCGGCAACGATCTTCGCATATACGGCAGCAAACTATATGCAGTCATCAACAACTCCAATAAGGTAGAAGTGATGGATGCCGCCACTACGCGGGTACTGAAACAGATTCCTATCCGCCAGAGCCGGTATGTGGTATTTTATAAAGACAATGCCTACGTTACTTCCAATGAAGGTTACGTAGCCATTATTGATACCGCCACACTCAACGAAACCGGCCGCATTCCTACCGGCCGCAATCCGGAACAGATGGCGATTATCGGCAACAGATTATATGTGGCCAACTCCGGTGGGTATAGTCCGCCTAACTATGAACGCACCGTTTCGGTGATCAACCTCGACACGCGACAGGAACTGAAACGTATTGATGTAGCGATCAACCTGCATCGCCTGGCGGTAGATGAGGAAGGAGATTTGTATGTTACCTCCCGGGGCGACTACTACACCATCCCTTCCCGCCTGTATGTCGTAGATACTAAAACAGATAAGGTAAAAAAAGAGTTCCCGATTGGCGCCAGCAACCTGGTCATCCACAACGGACTGGCTTATATTTACTGTGTGGAGTGGAGCCATATCACGCATAAAAATACCATCACCTATTCCCTCATTGATGTAAAAACAGAACAGCTGCTCGACAGAAAATTCATCACCGACGGCACAGATAAGGAAATCACCATTCCGTATGGCATCGCGGTAGATCCGGATACAGAAGATGTATTTGTAACGGATGCCCTGAATTATGTGACACCTGGTTTCCTGTACTGTTTTGATAAGAACGGAAAAAAGAAATGGCGGATGGGAACTGGTGATATTCCTGCACACTTTGCTTTTGTAAAACAATAA